The segment CGATCTCGACCTGCCAGTTGGCTTCCAGCGCCTCAAGCGTTGAATCGAGACGTGCCAGCCAATCCTGACCGGCCGGTCCTTCTGCAATGGCTCGGCGCTTCACAGGCTCGGGGACGGAAAACCTGCGCCCGTCGCTCATTTTCAGATGCTCCCCACCGTCTTGAGACGGACACGAGGATGCACCTCGTTCTGGCTCATGACAACGGTCTGCGGACGGAAGCGGTCGATGATCGATCTCACATGCGGGCGGATCGAAGGCGAGGTGATCAGCACGGGCATTTCACCAGCCTGGGCGGCACGCTCGAAACCCTGCTGGATGCCGGCAATGAATTGCTGCAGGCGGCTGGGGGCCATGGCGAGATGGCGGTGTTCGCCTTCGCCGACCATGGCTTCGGCAAAGTCGCGTTCCCATTGCGGGGAAAGGGTCAGCAGGGGCAGGTTGCCATCGGGGCCCAGGTTGGCCGAACAGATCTGACGCGCCAGACGGCTGCGGACATGTTCGGTAATGGTCTGGACCGAGCGGCCGGGACCGGCGACTTCGGCAATGCCTTCAAGAATGGTCGAGAGGTCGCGGATCGAGATGCGCTCGTTGAGCAGGGTCTGCAGCACGCGCTGGACGCCGGACACCGAGATCATGCCGGGGACGATATCTTCCACCAGCTTCTGCTGTTCCTTGGGCAGGCCGGAGAGCAGCGACTGCACATTGGCGTAGCTCAGCAGGTCGCTGACATTGGCTTTCAGCACTTCGGTCAGGTGGGTGGAAATGACGGTCGAGGGATCGATGATGGAGAGGCCGCGCAGTTCGGCTTCGTCGCGCAGGGCCGGCTCGATCCAGGTGGCGGGCAGGCCGAAGGTCGGTTCGGTGGTGTGGGTGCCCGGCAGGTCGATCTGGTTGCCATAGGGGTCCATGACCATCAGCTGGTTGGCATGGATCTCGCCCGCACCGGCTTCGACTTCCTTGATGCGGACCTTGTAGACATTGGGGTCGAGCTGCATGTTGTCGAGGATGCGGACGGGCGGCATGACGAAGCCGAGTTCGACCGCGAGCTGGCGGCGCAGGGCCTTGATCTGCTCGGTCAGGCGATCCGAGCCGTTCTCGTCTTCCTTGACGAGGCTCAGAAGGCCATAGCCGAGCTCGAGCTTGAGCTCGTCGATCTTGAGGCTGTCGGTGATCGGCGCGTCGGCATTGGCGGCGGGTGCGCCCGGTGCGCCGGGTTGGGCTGCAGCCTTGGCGAGCTGGTCGACGGCTTCTTGGGTTTTGCGCTCATCCTTGGACTGGGCTGCGCGCCAAGCGACGTAGCCGACGCCACCGGCGAGGGCCAGGAAGGGGATCATCGGCATGCCGGGCAGGAAGGCGAGGGCGCCCATCACGGCCGAGGACATGCCTAGAGCGCGCGGATAGCCGGTGAACTGGGCGGAGAGGGCCTTGTCGGCCGAGCCCTGCACACCGGACTTGGACACGAGGATACCGGCTGCGGTCGAAACGATCAGCGCCGGGATCTGGGAGACGAGGCCGTCACCGATGGTCAGCAGCGTATAGACGTTGCCAGCTTCCTGAAAGCTCAGGCCCTGCTGCATGATGCCGATCAGCATGCCGGCAGAAATGTTGATGAAGGTGATGATCAGGCCGGCGATGGCGTCGCCGCGCACGAATTTGGAAGCACCGTCCATGTTACCGAAGAAGGCGCTTTCGCCTTCGAGTTCGGCACGGCGCTTCTTGGCTGTATCTTCGTCGATCAGGCCGGCCGAAAGATCGGCGTCGATGGCCATCTGCTTGCCGGGCATAGCGTCGAGGCTGAAGCGGGCGGCCACTTCGGCGATACGGCCGGAACCCTTGGTGATGACGATGAAGTTCACGATCACGAGGATAATGAAGATCACCGTACCGATAATGAAATTGCCGCGGGTGATGAAATTGCCGAAGGCTTCGATGACGTGGCCGGCAGCGCTGTGGCCGGTGTGACCTTCGCTGAGGATCAGGCGCGTCGTGGCCAGGTTCATGCCCAGACGCAGCATGGTGGCGATCAGCAGCACTGTCGGGAAGGACGAGAACTCGAGCGGCTTCTGGATGAACAGAGCCGTCATCAGGATCATCACCGAGAAAACGATGGAGATCGCCAGCAACACGTCCACCAGCAGTGGCGGCAGTGGCACGATGAGGATGACGATAAGCCCCATGACGCCTGCGGCAAGCGCAATGTCGCCCGAGCGCAGGAGGTCCAGGACCGAAGCGGTCGTGGGTACCTTGAATGCGGGGCGCGCGTTATTGCCGGGCAGGTCGGTCATTCAGACTCCAAAGATCATGCGACGCTGCGGCGCTCGCCGGGGTCGGGGACATGGGTGCCCTCGTCCGAATACTGGTTGAGCTTGTTGCGAAGGGTGCGAATCGAAATGCCGAGGATATTGGCCGCATGGGTGCGGTTGCCCAAGGTGTGATCGAGTGTATCCAGAATAAGATCGCGCTCGACATCGGCCACGGTGCGGCCGACCAGGGCCGCGGACATGGTCTGGGCGGTCTGGGCCAGCTGGGCAGAGAGCGAATTGGTCGATGCCGCTTCAACCAGGCCCATTCCATCGGGCAGGACGATGGCGTCCGGGCCGATGATATCGCCCGATGACAGCAGCACGGCGCGATGGAGGGTGTTCTCCAGCTCGCGGACGTTGCCGGGCCACGGGGCCTTGAGCAGGGCTTCGCGAGCCTCGGCCGACAGGCTGCGAGGCGGCAGGCCATTGGCCTTGGCATATTTGTCCACGAAATGCTCGGAGAGGGCCGAGATGTCGCCGGGGCGGTCGCGCAGGGCCGGGAGCTTGAGGTTCACCACATTGAGGCGGAACAGCAGGTCCTCGCGGAATTGGCCTTCGCGGACGGCTTCGTTGAGATTGCGGTTGGAGGTGGCGAGGATACGGATGTCGACTGGCACGGGCTTGCCGCCGCCGACGCGATCGATGACGCGTTCCTGGATGGCGCGCAGGAGCTTCGCCTGCAGGCGGATGTCCATTTCCGAGATTTCGTCGAGCAGCAGCGTGCCGCCCGAGGCTTCCTCGAACTTGCCGATGCGGCGGGCCACGGCGCCAGTAAAGGCGCCTTTCTCGTGGCCGAAGAGCTCCGATTCAAGCAGGGCTTCGGGAATGGCCGCACAGTTGACCGAGATGAAGGGCTTGGCCGCGCGCTTGGACTTGGCGTGGACGTATTTGGCGATGACTTCCTTGCCGGTGCCGCTTTCGCCGGTGATCAGGATTGAGGCGTCGGAGCCGGCAATCTGGTCGGCCATCTTGACGACGCGTTCCATGGCCGGGTCGCGGAACAGGAAGTCCGAGGCTTCGCGGGTCACGGCGGCGATGACGGCGGCGATCAGCTCGGCATCGGGGGGCAGGGGGATATATTCCTTGGCGCCGGCGCGGATGGCGTTGACGGCGGCGGCAGCATTGGCCTCCACGCCGCAGGCGACCACGGGGATGGCGATGCGTTCGGCCTCAAGGCCGGCGATCAGGCCCGAGATATCCATGGCTACGTCGCACAGCAGCAGGTCCGCGCCGCGTCCGGCGCGCAGGGCCGCCAGGGCGATCTCGACAGATGGCGCGTGGGCAACCTTGGCCCCGCCATTCATCGCCATCTTGGTGGCTTCGCTGAGTTGGCCCTCGAGGGCACCGATGATGAGCAGACGCATCCTGGCCTCCCTTATTGTGCTTTGATGATTTCGGTCATGGTCACGCCGAGCTTGTTCTCGACGAGGACGATTTCACCGCGCGCCACGAGGCGCTCGTTGATGAAGATTTCGACGGCCTCGCCGACCTGGCGGTCGAGCTCGATGACCGTGCCGGTATCCATCTTGAGAAGCGCCGAGACCGGCATCTTGGTGCGGCCGAGCACGACGGAAACGCGGACGGGGACGTCGAAGACGGCTTCGAGGTCGTCCGCGGTGCGTTCGACATGGCTTTCGGGGGCGCGGCTGCGTCCAGGGGCGGCCATTTCCTCGAAGGAGATTTCCTCGGTGGCGGTGATGTCGTCATCGGAAGCGCTCAATGGCCGCTCTCCTCTTGCTTGGCCTGACCGCTGGTACGGGCGGTGAGATAGGCCGAAATCTTGCTGTCGATGTCCTTGGAGACGGCGGCGATGTCGCGGACCAGACCGCCATCGACCCATTCCAGGCGCCCGTCGCCGAGCCGCAGGTCGGGTTCACCCATGACGACGAGCCGTCCAGAAAAGCCCGAGGTCTGCATGTGGCCGGTGGCAATGTCGCGGATGGCATCGGCAATTGCGGGATTGCAGCGGATGACCAGGTGCGGCACGCCGTTGAGGCTCTGCATGCATTCGGCGATCAGGGCATCGAGCTCGAGCGTGGGGAAACGCGCGAGCAGATGCAGAGCCAGCTTGCGGCCGACGCTGGCGGCGAGTTCCACGGCGTCCCGACGAAGTTCGAGGGTCGCATCGTCCAGTGATGCGGCCATTTCGGCGGTCTGGGTGGCAAGGGTTCCGGCGGCGGCCGCCAGGGTCTGGGCGGCAACGGCCGAGGCATTGCGTTCGCCGGCGGCGACGCCTTCGGCATAGGCCTCTTCGCGGGCCTGGGCGATGAGCTGGGCGACAAGGTCCTCCGGCATGGTGGCGACAGGCGCCGGTGCCTGGCTGGCATTGGCTGCCTTGGGGCCTGAGCCCATGTCCAGATCGAACTTGAAGCGTGCGGGTTGAGCCATTTACGCCACCATCTGATCGTCGGACTTGGACTTGACGATGATGATATCGCCCTTGGCCGCCAGGTCCTTGGCGGTCGAGACCATGCGGCCCTGGGCTTCGTCGACGTCCTTGAGGCGGACGGGGCCCATGGATTCCATGTCGTCCTTGAGCAGCTTTGCGGTGCGGCCGGACATGTTGTTGAAGAAGGATTCCTTGACCCCGTCATTGGCGCCCTTGAGCGAGAGCGCCAGGTCCTTCTTGTCCATCTTGGTGAGCAGGGTCTGGATGGCCGAGGATTCGAGCTTGGCGAGGTCCTCGAAAGTGAACATCAGCGCCTTGATGCGTTCGGCATCGTCGCGATTGTGCTCTTCGAGCGTGGTGATGAAGCGCGCTTCGGTCTGGCGATCGAAGCTGTTGAAGATTTCAGCCATCTGCTCGTGGCTGTCGCGGCGCTTGGAATGGTTGAGCGTCGACATGAATTCGGTGCGCAGGGTGTTCTCGATCTTTTCGAGAATTTCCTTCTGCACCGGGTCGAGACCAAGCATGCGCTGCACGACGTCCATGGCCAGTTCCTCGGGCAGGACGGCCAGGACCTGGGAAGCATGATCGGTGGCGATCTTGGACAGGACCACGGCAATGGTCTGGGGGTATTCGTTCTTGAGATACGCGGCCAGCACGTCGGCCTGCACGTTGGACAGCTTTTCCCACATGTTGCGGCCCGCCGGGCCACGGATCTCTTCCATGATGGAATCGACCTTGTCCTGGGGCAGGAAGCTGAGCAGCAGGCGTTCGGTGCTGTCGGTGTTGCCGGAAAGCGAGCCGTTGGACGAAACCGTGGTGACGAATTCGACCAGCAGGTCGTCCAGCATTTCCTGGGTAATCGGGCCGAGGCGCACCATTGCACGGCTGAGGGTCTTGACCTCGAGCTCGTCCAGCTCATCGAAAATGGGCTTGCCGTAGTCGGGGCCGAGCGCCAGCAGCAGGGCCGCCGCCTTTTCGTCGCCCGAGAGGACGCGATGGGTCGCATTGGCGCCGATCACGAGCTGCTTGGGCGAATTCGGTTCGGCTATGCCGGTGGATTGCGGAACGACTGCCATCGGTTATGCCGCCGCATTACCCAGCCAGTCGCGCACGATCAGCGCGGCCTGACGGGGATTTTCTTCGACCAGCGAACCGACGGTCTTGAGCGTCTGGAGCTGGGTTTCGCCCATGGAACGGGCATTGGCGACCCAGGCGGGTGTCTTGTCGCGGGGCTGTTCGTCGATGGCTGCCGGTTCAGCCAGAACCTGGCCGTCTGCGCTCAGCACGCCATGGTGACCAACTTCAGCAGCGGTCGGAAGCGCCAGCGGCTGGCTCTCGGGCGACAGGGCCTTCTTGAGCAGTGGACGCATGACGAAGAACACCAAGGCCAGGGCGATCAGCAAGGTGACGGCCATTTCCGCGCCATCCATCAGGTCGTCGCGGGTGAAGTCCAGCAGGCCACCCGACGCATCGGTTCCGGCATCCGCCAGGCCCGGCCGTTCGGCAAACTGCATGTTGACCACTTCGACGCTGTCGCCGCGGGTTTCCGAGTAGCCAACGGCGGAGCGGACCAGGGTCAGGATCTGGGCGACATCGTCAGCGGAACGCGGTGCATAGGTCGTGGCGCCGGCCGTGTCGGTCGTATAGACGCCATCGACCACGACGGCGACCGACAGGCGCTTGACGGCACCGGCTTCGGTGACGGCCGTGTTGGTGGTCTTGGAAATCTCGTAGTTGGTGACTTCTTCGCTGGTGGTGCCGGTTTCGCTCGGGCCGGTCTGTCCCGCGTTCTGCGATGCGCCAGGCAGTTCATTGGCGACGGTCACCTGACCATTCTGGCCGGTGGAGTTGGTCTCGGTTTCGCGCAACTGGCTGGAGCGGACGACCTGGCCATCGGGATCAAATTTCTCTTCGGTGGTTGTCGAGCGGTTGTAGTCGAGTTCGGCGCTGACCTCGACGCGGGCACGGCCTGGGCCGACGACATTGGCCAGCATGTCCTCGACACGGGTACGCAGACGGTTTTCGTAGCCCAGGGTGCGTTCGGCGGCATCGGCAGCAAGCGCGCCTTCGGCATCGTCACCGGTGCCCGATGCGAGCAAGTTGCCCTGGTCGTCGACAATGGAGACGCGGCTCGGGGTCAGGCCTTCGATGGCAGAGGCGACGAGATGCTGGATGGAGCGGATTTCGCCATTGGAGAGTTCGCCGCGCACCGACAGGACGATGGAGGCGGATGGGTCGTTGCGTTCGCGGCGGAACAGTTCGCGCTCGGGCAAGACAAGGTGGACGCGGGCCGACTTGATGCGGGTCAGCGATCCGATGGTGCGAGCCAGCTCGCCTTCGAGGGCGCGGACATTGTTGATGTTCTGGACGAAGCTCGTGGCGCCCAGCGTCGACTGCTGGTCGAAGATCTCATAACCAACCTGGCCACGGGTCGGCAGGCCCGAACCGGCCAGGGTCATGCGGGTGGTGGTGATGCTGTCGCGCGGAATGAGAATCGTGTCACCTTCGCCACGCAGCTCATAGGGGATGTTGAGCGACTGCAGTTCGGTGACAATGGCCGAGGAATCCTCGAGGCTGAGGCCGGTATAGAGCGGGGACAGGTTTGGCGTCTGGGCGCGGGTGATCAGGAAGCCGAAGAATCCAAGCATCAAGACGGCGACGACCGCCATCGCTGCCAGGCGCGGCATGCCAATGCGGTTGATCAGCTTGGTGAAGTTTTCCACGCCGGGTACTCAATTCGAAGAAGGGCCATACCGAGGCAAACGCGCACGGTGACCGGTGGGCAAAAATTACCTACCTGATGGTAAACAATCTCTTAACTCCCCGTTGCAGTTTGCAAATTCCGGCAGAAACTGCCTGCCAAAGTTGAAAAAGGATGAAGCCATGATGCGGGTTCTGGGACGGGTGACGTCCATCAATGTGCGCAAGGTGCTGTGGGCGCTCGACGAACTGGGCTTGACCTACAGTCGTGAAGACTGGGGTCTGCCGCTGCGCGATCCCAATGTAGCGGAATTTCTTGCGCTCAATCCCAATGGGCAGGTGCCAGTTTTAATCGAAGGCGATTTTGCGCTTTGGGAAAGCAATGCGATCCTGACCCATCTGGCGCTGCGCGAGGGCAAGTTGCTTTCCAAAGATCCTGCCGAACGCGCATTGGCCCTGCAATGGCTGGGCTGGCAGGCAAGCGAGCTCAATCCCGCCTGGGGCTATGCCGTCTACGCGCTGATCCGCAAGGCGCCCGGTTTTGACGACCAGGGCAAGATCGAGGCGTCGATGGCGAAATGGACCACGAAGATGGAGATTCTGGAAGCGCGGCTCGAAGGTCGGGACTTCGTGGCAGAGGGTGGTTTCAGCATCGCCGATATCGCGCTTGGCCTTTCGGTGCATCGCTGGCTGTCGACGCCGGCACCGAAAAAGACCCTGCCCAATGTGGCGGCTTACCATGAGCGGCTAAAGGTCCGAGAAGCCGCGACGCGCTGGATGGGACCGGAAACGCCCTAGTCCGGAACAAAATACAAAGGCCGCGGGCGAACCCGCGGCCTTTGAAATGCTTGCCTGACGTTTCCAGCAGAAAGGCTTAGCCTTCCCTGTAGTGCTGGATCCAGGTTGTCCGCAGACCAGCAAGGCCATGCTTATCGATGGCGGCCTGCCAGTTGAGGAATTCATCGACGCTCAGGGTGTAGCGGTCACAGGCCTCTTCGAGACTGAGCAACCCACCGCGGACGGCAGCGACGACTTCGGCTTTGCGGCGGATGACCCACCTCCGGGTATTGGCCGGGGGAAGATCTGCGATCGTGAGCGGACTTCCGTCCGGTCCGATAACGTACTTAACGCGAGGACGCATTTGTACGGTCATTTTACTCTCTACTCAAACCTGACCATATGAGGAGAGACTAGGGCAACGGCCTTAAAATTCGACTAAGGGGAAACTTACAACAGGTTAAAGAATGGTCTTGGATATCAAGGCATTGATTCAAGTTTGACTGGCCTGGAACTGCCTGTCGCGACGGTTTGGTTGGCGCGTGCCCGGCGCTGCATGGACGCATCTCCGCAAGTCTGCGGAGATGGTCGTGAAATCAGCCGGCTTTCCGGAATTTTCTCAATACGTCAGCTGTTTAGGTCGTGGCCTTGTCTTCTTCAGGCGTTGCCGGCGTTTGCGGCTTGGTCACGTCGGGGACACGGACGTCGGTGACGTCGGTGATCGAGACGCGACGCGTGCCGACCGTCAGCACGGGTACGTCGCCGGTGAAGTCGACTGCCGTTACGACGCCGATCGAGGCAGTGGAAATCTTCACCTCCTTGCCATTGGCATCGCGGCCCTGGATGTCGATGGAATAGACGCCATTGGGCTTGGTGGTGCCATCGGTGCCAATGCCGTCCCAACGGAAGGTACCGGCACCGGCATTGATCGGACCGGTCTTGCTATAGACGGTCTGGCCATTCGCATCCTTGATGGTGATCGTGGCATTGGCGGCGTTGGAGGCCGAGCTATAGGCCCAGTATGCCGCTTCGCTGCCGGTTAGTTCACTGGTCTTGCCATTGGAGGTCACTTCCTTGCCGATGTAGGAGACGGCGTCGGACTTTGCCGTGTTCTGGCTCGACAGCATCAACGTTTCGAGGAACTGGTTGGTCTTGAGCTGC is part of the uncultured Devosia sp. genome and harbors:
- the flhA gene encoding flagellar biosynthesis protein FlhA, with the translated sequence MTDLPGNNARPAFKVPTTASVLDLLRSGDIALAAGVMGLIVILIVPLPPLLVDVLLAISIVFSVMILMTALFIQKPLEFSSFPTVLLIATMLRLGMNLATTRLILSEGHTGHSAAGHVIEAFGNFITRGNFIIGTVIFIILVIVNFIVITKGSGRIAEVAARFSLDAMPGKQMAIDADLSAGLIDEDTAKKRRAELEGESAFFGNMDGASKFVRGDAIAGLIITFINISAGMLIGIMQQGLSFQEAGNVYTLLTIGDGLVSQIPALIVSTAAGILVSKSGVQGSADKALSAQFTGYPRALGMSSAVMGALAFLPGMPMIPFLALAGGVGYVAWRAAQSKDERKTQEAVDQLAKAAAQPGAPGAPAANADAPITDSLKIDELKLELGYGLLSLVKEDENGSDRLTEQIKALRRQLAVELGFVMPPVRILDNMQLDPNVYKVRIKEVEAGAGEIHANQLMVMDPYGNQIDLPGTHTTEPTFGLPATWIEPALRDEAELRGLSIIDPSTVISTHLTEVLKANVSDLLSYANVQSLLSGLPKEQQKLVEDIVPGMISVSGVQRVLQTLLNERISIRDLSTILEGIAEVAGPGRSVQTITEHVRSRLARQICSANLGPDGNLPLLTLSPQWERDFAEAMVGEGEHRHLAMAPSRLQQFIAGIQQGFERAAQAGEMPVLITSPSIRPHVRSIIDRFRPQTVVMSQNEVHPRVRLKTVGSI
- a CDS encoding sigma-54 dependent transcriptional regulator, whose amino-acid sequence is MRLLIIGALEGQLSEATKMAMNGGAKVAHAPSVEIALAALRAGRGADLLLCDVAMDISGLIAGLEAERIAIPVVACGVEANAAAAVNAIRAGAKEYIPLPPDAELIAAVIAAVTREASDFLFRDPAMERVVKMADQIAGSDASILITGESGTGKEVIAKYVHAKSKRAAKPFISVNCAAIPEALLESELFGHEKGAFTGAVARRIGKFEEASGGTLLLDEISEMDIRLQAKLLRAIQERVIDRVGGGKPVPVDIRILATSNRNLNEAVREGQFREDLLFRLNVVNLKLPALRDRPGDISALSEHFVDKYAKANGLPPRSLSAEAREALLKAPWPGNVRELENTLHRAVLLSSGDIIGPDAIVLPDGMGLVEAASTNSLSAQLAQTAQTMSAALVGRTVADVERDLILDTLDHTLGNRTHAANILGISIRTLRNKLNQYSDEGTHVPDPGERRSVA
- the fliN gene encoding flagellar motor switch protein FliN; the encoded protein is MAAPGRSRAPESHVERTADDLEAVFDVPVRVSVVLGRTKMPVSALLKMDTGTVIELDRQVGEAVEIFINERLVARGEIVLVENKLGVTMTEIIKAQ
- the fliG gene encoding flagellar motor switch protein FliG, giving the protein MAVVPQSTGIAEPNSPKQLVIGANATHRVLSGDEKAAALLLALGPDYGKPIFDELDELEVKTLSRAMVRLGPITQEMLDDLLVEFVTTVSSNGSLSGNTDSTERLLLSFLPQDKVDSIMEEIRGPAGRNMWEKLSNVQADVLAAYLKNEYPQTIAVVLSKIATDHASQVLAVLPEELAMDVVQRMLGLDPVQKEILEKIENTLRTEFMSTLNHSKRRDSHEQMAEIFNSFDRQTEARFITTLEEHNRDDAERIKALMFTFEDLAKLESSAIQTLLTKMDKKDLALSLKGANDGVKESFFNNMSGRTAKLLKDDMESMGPVRLKDVDEAQGRMVSTAKDLAAKGDIIIVKSKSDDQMVA
- the fliF gene encoding flagellar basal-body MS-ring/collar protein FliF, with translation MENFTKLINRIGMPRLAAMAVVAVLMLGFFGFLITRAQTPNLSPLYTGLSLEDSSAIVTELQSLNIPYELRGEGDTILIPRDSITTTRMTLAGSGLPTRGQVGYEIFDQQSTLGATSFVQNINNVRALEGELARTIGSLTRIKSARVHLVLPERELFRRERNDPSASIVLSVRGELSNGEIRSIQHLVASAIEGLTPSRVSIVDDQGNLLASGTGDDAEGALAADAAERTLGYENRLRTRVEDMLANVVGPGRARVEVSAELDYNRSTTTEEKFDPDGQVVRSSQLRETETNSTGQNGQVTVANELPGASQNAGQTGPSETGTTSEEVTNYEISKTTNTAVTEAGAVKRLSVAVVVDGVYTTDTAGATTYAPRSADDVAQILTLVRSAVGYSETRGDSVEVVNMQFAERPGLADAGTDASGGLLDFTRDDLMDGAEMAVTLLIALALVFFVMRPLLKKALSPESQPLALPTAAEVGHHGVLSADGQVLAEPAAIDEQPRDKTPAWVANARSMGETQLQTLKTVGSLVEENPRQAALIVRDWLGNAAA
- a CDS encoding glutathione S-transferase family protein yields the protein MGKNYLPDGKQSLNSPLQFANSGRNCLPKLKKDEAMMRVLGRVTSINVRKVLWALDELGLTYSREDWGLPLRDPNVAEFLALNPNGQVPVLIEGDFALWESNAILTHLALREGKLLSKDPAERALALQWLGWQASELNPAWGYAVYALIRKAPGFDDQGKIEASMAKWTTKMEILEARLEGRDFVAEGGFSIADIALGLSVHRWLSTPAPKKTLPNVAAYHERLKVREAATRWMGPETP
- a CDS encoding DUF1153 domain-containing protein, which gives rise to MTVQMRPRVKYVIGPDGSPLTIADLPPANTRRWVIRRKAEVVAAVRGGLLSLEEACDRYTLSVDEFLNWQAAIDKHGLAGLRTTWIQHYREG
- a CDS encoding flagellar hook assembly protein FlgD, whose protein sequence is MAVSGVSNTNTTTSSIDTSRATIADNFDTFLSILTTQLKNQNPLDPLDTNQFTQQLVQFTGVEQQLKTNQFLETLMLSSQNTAKSDAVSYIGKEVTSNGKTSELTGSEAAYWAYSSASNAANATITIKDANGQTVYSKTGPINAGAGTFRWDGIGTDGTTKPNGVYSIDIQGRDANGKEVKISTASIGVVTAVDFTGDVPVLTVGTRRVSITDVTDVRVPDVTKPQTPATPEEDKATT